The following coding sequences are from one Litorihabitans aurantiacus window:
- a CDS encoding terminase large subunit domain-containing protein, producing the protein MVEPQGARANSWEDVADLSATAGIVLDGWQETILRASMGERRDATWAAKRVGVTVPRQNGKSQLLVSRALAGALLFGEKKIVISAHQQDTAREAFSKLMEIVEADANGWLRERVKSVMNALNRESIKFTNGATIQFKARSGAGGKGFSSDCLMLDEAQILGSRAWTSINSTMSAMPNPQVWLLGTAPQDEDDSTVFESVRAAAIEGKSSSAAWCEWGADVTSPEYAAARADLAARRWSSAVEYLCWSANPAWNARMNVDVVTGECETYAPERFAQDRLGIWSATGGGTRAISADLWRDREVGAAPVGTISYGVAFSMDGTRVSLAGARKHDGGVHGELIDAMTGPLEAESRRWLTGWPAAGGTRRRS; encoded by the coding sequence TTGGTCGAGCCACAGGGGGCCAGGGCTAACTCGTGGGAGGACGTTGCTGACCTGTCGGCTACGGCGGGCATCGTCCTGGACGGCTGGCAGGAGACCATCCTGCGGGCCTCGATGGGTGAGCGTCGGGACGCGACATGGGCGGCCAAGCGCGTCGGTGTGACGGTCCCTCGCCAGAACGGCAAGTCGCAGCTGCTCGTCTCGAGGGCGCTCGCAGGCGCTCTGCTGTTCGGTGAGAAGAAAATCGTCATCTCTGCGCACCAGCAGGACACGGCGCGTGAGGCGTTCTCGAAGCTCATGGAGATCGTCGAGGCCGACGCGAACGGGTGGCTGCGCGAGCGCGTGAAGTCGGTCATGAACGCGCTAAACCGCGAGTCGATCAAGTTCACGAACGGCGCGACGATCCAGTTCAAGGCTCGCTCAGGCGCTGGGGGCAAGGGCTTCTCGTCCGACTGCCTCATGCTCGACGAGGCGCAGATCCTCGGGTCGCGCGCCTGGACGTCAATCAACTCGACGATGTCGGCGATGCCAAACCCGCAGGTGTGGCTCCTTGGGACGGCTCCACAGGACGAGGACGACTCGACGGTGTTCGAGTCGGTCCGTGCGGCGGCGATCGAGGGGAAGTCGTCGTCTGCCGCCTGGTGCGAGTGGGGCGCGGACGTCACGTCGCCCGAGTACGCGGCTGCGCGGGCGGATCTCGCGGCACGGCGCTGGTCGTCGGCGGTGGAGTACCTGTGCTGGTCGGCGAACCCGGCGTGGAACGCGCGCATGAACGTCGATGTCGTGACCGGTGAGTGCGAGACCTACGCCCCAGAGCGCTTCGCTCAGGACCGCCTGGGGATCTGGTCCGCCACCGGTGGCGGGACGCGTGCCATCAGCGCTGACCTGTGGCGAGACCGTGAGGTCGGGGCCGCGCCGGTCGGGACGATCTCGTACGGCGTGGCGTTCAGCATGGACGGCACCCGGGTCTCACTCGCTGGCGCTCGGAAGCACGACGGCGGTGTGCACGGCGAGCTCATCGACGCGATGACCGGCCCGCTCGAGGCGGAATCGCGGCGCTGGCTGACTGGCTGGCCGGCTGCTGGCGGGACACGGCGCAGATCGTGA